In candidate division KSB1 bacterium, one DNA window encodes the following:
- a CDS encoding M23 family metallopeptidase — translation MKKKRQRLISVLLIPDDNAEPYNFRLSWTKAKVLMGVAALLVLHMILGVVGYVQFAKVRSENAELERSNTRLLEDNKRVYRLSAQLEAMDRDQGKIMSLLGVDNHKSSRATLNASLVPNLASATESVPDTEIPVPAASFDEFKSEAKSSSRMLMADARGSSQYPANLPTLLPVQGFLSEEFSRDVKMPWQTHAGIDIAGKRGSVVVASGGGHVIFAGWHNEFGNLVIIHHGGDLFSYYGHNDRLLVREKTQVKRGDPIALLGSTGRSSGPHLHFEILQGGKPVDPREFILTLRSGTLQ, via the coding sequence ATGAAAAAGAAACGCCAGCGCCTCATTTCCGTTTTGCTCATTCCGGACGACAACGCCGAGCCGTACAACTTTCGTCTGAGCTGGACGAAGGCCAAAGTTCTCATGGGGGTGGCAGCCCTGCTGGTGCTGCACATGATTCTCGGGGTCGTCGGCTATGTCCAATTCGCCAAAGTCAGAAGTGAGAATGCCGAGCTGGAGCGCTCGAACACGCGCCTGCTTGAGGATAACAAGCGGGTTTACCGGCTGTCCGCGCAGCTCGAGGCCATGGACCGGGATCAGGGCAAGATCATGAGCTTGCTGGGGGTCGACAATCACAAGAGCAGCCGCGCGACGCTCAACGCCTCGTTGGTGCCGAATCTGGCATCGGCCACGGAATCTGTGCCTGACACCGAAATACCGGTGCCCGCCGCAAGCTTTGATGAATTCAAGAGCGAGGCCAAAAGCAGCAGCCGCATGCTGATGGCGGATGCCCGGGGAAGCAGCCAATACCCCGCCAATTTGCCAACCTTGCTGCCGGTGCAGGGCTTTCTCAGTGAAGAATTTTCCCGCGACGTCAAGATGCCGTGGCAGACACACGCCGGGATTGACATCGCGGGCAAGCGCGGCTCGGTGGTGGTGGCCTCCGGCGGCGGTCATGTCATCTTTGCCGGCTGGCACAATGAATTCGGCAATCTGGTGATTATCCACCATGGCGGGGATCTGTTTTCCTATTACGGCCACAACGACCGCCTGCTGGTGCGCGAAAAAACCCAGGTCAAGCGCGGTGACCCGATTGCATTGTTGGGCAGCACCGGCCGCAGCTCCGGTCCTCATCTGCATTTCGAAATTTTACAGGGCGGAAAACCCGTGGATCCGCGGGAATTTATTTTGACCCTGCGGTCGGGCACTCTGCAATAA
- a CDS encoding polymer-forming cytoskeletal protein, with translation MEDFDKGGDLNTIIGKGSIVEGSIKVQSSLRIDGRVKGDITATDSLVIGKDGEVEGEIRVKNAIIGGRIKGKVFASGKVVLEAKSSFNGEVKASKLVIDEGAIFDGVCSMSEDAKVLALPEGPDGRPRMASPSRPGRPEMNVAHP, from the coding sequence ATGGAAGATTTCGACAAAGGCGGAGACCTCAATACCATCATTGGCAAAGGCTCCATCGTGGAAGGCTCGATCAAGGTGCAGAGCAGTCTGCGCATTGACGGCCGGGTGAAGGGCGACATCACCGCGACCGATTCGCTGGTGATCGGCAAGGACGGCGAAGTGGAAGGTGAAATCCGCGTGAAAAACGCGATCATCGGCGGTCGCATCAAAGGCAAGGTTTTCGCCAGCGGCAAGGTGGTGCTGGAGGCGAAATCTTCCTTCAACGGCGAAGTCAAAGCCTCCAAGCTGGTCATCGACGAAGGCGCCATTTTTGACGGCGTGTGCTCGATGAGCGAGGATGCCAAAGTCCTGGCCCTGCCCGAGGGTCCCGATGGCCGGCCGCGCATGGCCTCGCCCAGCCGGCCGGGCCGCCCGGAGATGAATGTCGCCCATCCGTAA
- a CDS encoding AtpZ/AtpI family protein, with protein MPRVIIYLDLGLRFALSAVLFALLGYWVDSKLSISPVGLIAGVLFGAVAGFINLYHNVMRLTRQESAGSRKTKSNGPQTTR; from the coding sequence ATGCCAAGGGTCATCATCTATCTTGATCTCGGCTTGCGTTTCGCCCTGTCCGCCGTGTTGTTTGCTCTGCTCGGCTATTGGGTGGACTCGAAGCTGTCGATTTCGCCAGTCGGATTGATTGCCGGTGTGCTCTTTGGCGCGGTGGCCGGCTTCATCAATCTTTATCACAATGTCATGCGGCTGACGCGCCAGGAATCTGCCGGATCGCGCAAAACCAAATCAAACGGACCCCAAACAACGCGCTGA
- the atpB gene encoding F0F1 ATP synthase subunit A — protein sequence MTPLLIGCYLALFTFAGDTPQEHTSSHSAPPAASRQASPPQDAHHPPQESIGSFILHHISDDRKLDFHPFGEVHLPHFELFGIDFSITKHVVMMMVAAALLLILLTRAARRNKPGSVPTGWAAAVDAVVEFIYKEIAVPNMGEKLAVTFVPYLCTAFFFILTCNLLGLVPFAATATGNVSVTAALASLTFLLTQFASIRSHGVLGYLKHLTGGVHPAMWIVMIPVEFLGLFTKPFALCIRLFANMTAGHVVILALINLIFIFGKNGANPVAGYVIAPVSVVFSLFVNLLEILVAFLQAYIFTLLSALFIGFAAAHSEHHETEAHPAEPAH from the coding sequence ATGACGCCGCTGCTGATTGGCTGCTATCTCGCACTGTTCACCTTTGCAGGCGACACCCCGCAGGAACACACCTCCTCCCATTCTGCACCGCCGGCAGCATCCCGGCAAGCGTCGCCACCCCAGGACGCCCATCATCCCCCCCAGGAAAGTATCGGCAGCTTCATACTGCATCATATCAGCGACGACCGCAAGCTGGATTTCCATCCCTTCGGCGAGGTTCACCTGCCGCATTTCGAGTTGTTCGGCATCGATTTCTCCATCACCAAACATGTGGTGATGATGATGGTCGCGGCGGCTTTGCTGCTCATCCTGCTGACCCGCGCCGCCCGGCGCAACAAACCGGGCAGCGTGCCCACCGGCTGGGCCGCCGCCGTGGACGCCGTGGTGGAATTCATCTACAAGGAGATTGCCGTTCCCAACATGGGCGAAAAGCTGGCGGTCACTTTTGTGCCCTATCTCTGCACCGCCTTTTTCTTCATCCTGACCTGCAATCTTCTCGGTTTGGTGCCGTTTGCGGCCACCGCCACCGGCAACGTGAGCGTGACCGCCGCCCTCGCCTCGCTGACTTTTCTGCTCACCCAGTTTGCCAGCATCCGGTCGCATGGCGTGCTGGGTTATTTGAAGCACCTCACCGGCGGGGTGCATCCAGCGATGTGGATTGTGATGATCCCGGTGGAGTTTCTCGGCCTGTTCACCAAACCCTTTGCTTTGTGCATTCGTCTTTTCGCCAACATGACAGCCGGCCACGTCGTCATCCTTGCCCTGATCAATTTGATTTTCATCTTCGGCAAGAACGGCGCCAACCCGGTGGCGGGCTACGTCATTGCGCCGGTGTCGGTGGTGTTCAGTCTGTTCGTCAATTTGCTGGAAATCCTGGTGGCCTTCCTGCAGGCATACATTTTTACCCTGTTGTCCGCCCTTTTCATTGGTTTCGCGGCAGCCCACTCCGAGCATCATGAAACGGAGGCCCATCCCGCGGAGCCGGCGCATTAG
- a CDS encoding ATP synthase F0 subunit C, which translates to MGEFGMAHLAAGIGAGIVAMSAGFGIGKIASAAMEAIGRQPEAAGDVRGSMIIAAALIEGVALFGEVICFMLAGK; encoded by the coding sequence ATGGGTGAATTCGGCATGGCTCACTTGGCCGCCGGTATCGGTGCCGGCATCGTGGCAATGAGTGCAGGATTTGGCATCGGCAAAATCGCGAGCGCGGCAATGGAGGCGATTGGCCGCCAGCCCGAGGCTGCCGGCGACGTGCGTGGGTCGATGATCATCGCGGCGGCGCTGATTGAAGGTGTGGCGCTCTTCGGCGAAGTGATTTGCTTTATGCTGGCCGGCAAGTAG
- the atpF gene encoding F0F1 ATP synthase subunit B has protein sequence MLELHTGLIAWTIIIFVLLLLLLRKLAWKPIVAAIDERTRKIRESLERAEQAQQNAERMRQEYDQMMARARQEAQDLIARSRKTAEATRDEIVQKAQADAEALLQRAKRDIGLEREKALEEIKRTAGELSVAIAAKIIGKSLSSKDHQDLIRQALKEIHPLIGEPN, from the coding sequence ATGTTAGAACTGCACACCGGTCTCATCGCGTGGACGATCATCATCTTTGTGCTGCTGTTGTTGTTGTTGCGCAAGCTGGCGTGGAAACCGATCGTCGCGGCCATCGATGAACGGACCCGCAAGATTCGGGAGTCGCTCGAGCGCGCCGAGCAGGCGCAGCAAAACGCCGAGCGCATGCGGCAGGAATATGACCAGATGATGGCCAGGGCGCGGCAGGAGGCCCAGGATTTGATTGCGCGCAGCCGCAAAACCGCGGAAGCCACCCGCGATGAAATCGTGCAAAAAGCCCAGGCGGACGCGGAAGCCCTGCTGCAGCGCGCCAAGCGTGACATCGGGCTGGAGCGGGAAAAGGCGCTGGAGGAGATCAAGCGCACCGCCGGCGAGCTGTCCGTCGCCATCGCCGCCAAGATCATCGGGAAGTCCCTCAGCTCCAAGGATCATCAGGATCTCATCCGCCAGGCGCTGAAAGAGATTCACCCGCTGATCGGCGAACCGAATTGA
- the atpH gene encoding ATP synthase F1 subunit delta, with product MKAGILAQRYARALFAVALERQQLEAIRREYHEVVATIEENRALDVFLSSPQNSRAEKRQALTRVFQGRCSAIVFNFLLLLAAKGRIGMYREIHQALQRLYDKHHRKLRALAISAVPMTRSELEALQADLAQALKMQLEIENRVDPGILGGVILNLDGRILDASVRLQLQRLRETLYRQRN from the coding sequence ATGAAAGCAGGTATTCTCGCGCAACGGTATGCGCGTGCGCTGTTTGCGGTGGCGCTGGAGCGCCAGCAACTCGAGGCCATTCGCCGCGAGTATCACGAGGTGGTCGCCACCATCGAAGAAAACCGTGCGCTCGACGTGTTCCTGAGCTCGCCGCAAAACAGCCGTGCGGAGAAACGCCAGGCGCTCACCCGCGTCTTTCAGGGGCGATGCTCCGCGATCGTGTTCAACTTTCTGCTGTTGCTGGCGGCAAAGGGGCGGATCGGCATGTATCGCGAGATCCATCAGGCCCTGCAGCGGCTCTATGACAAGCACCATCGCAAGCTGCGCGCCCTGGCAATCTCCGCGGTGCCCATGACCAGGTCCGAACTCGAGGCGTTGCAGGCGGACCTCGCCCAAGCCCTAAAGATGCAGCTCGAAATCGAAAACCGGGTCGATCCCGGCATTCTCGGCGGCGTTATCCTCAATTTGGATGGCAGGATTCTCGACGCTTCCGTGCGGTTGCAATTACAGCGTTTGCGCGAAACGCTTTACCGCCAGCGAAACTGA
- the atpA gene encoding F0F1 ATP synthase subunit alpha, with the protein MEIRPDEITSILKKQIEGFEKKVDIAEVGEVIQVGDGIARVYGLENVQASELVEFPNGVMGMALNLEADNVGVVVFGRDTEIKEGDPVKRTGRVMDVPVGMELLGRVVDPLGHPLDGKGPVNTSQRGLLERKALGVVQRQPVKEPLQTGLKAIDAMIPIGRGQRELIIGDRGTGKTAVAVDTIINQKGGDVKCIYVAIGQKGSSVARVVKTLQDAGAMDYTIVVAANASDPAPLQFIAPYAGAAMGEYFRDNGMHCLVVYDDLSKHAWAYRQVSLLLRRPPGREAYPGDVFYLHSRLLERASKLTDDMTALRHHGVTKGGGSLTALPIIETQAGDVSGYIPTNVISITDGQIFLESDLFYAGVRPAINVGISVSRVGGNAQIKAMKQVAGRLRLDLAQYRELAAFAKFGSDLDKVTQQQLARGARMVELLKQGQYQPMPVEKQIAIIFVGTNGLLDNLPVEQIQRFETEYLSYLESTHPVILETLRTKKAIDDELRNQMLAAANEFLKLFGGKA; encoded by the coding sequence ATGGAAATTCGTCCCGATGAAATCACCTCGATTTTGAAGAAACAGATCGAAGGATTTGAAAAAAAGGTCGACATCGCCGAAGTTGGAGAAGTCATCCAGGTGGGTGACGGCATCGCGCGCGTCTACGGCCTGGAAAACGTGCAGGCCAGCGAACTGGTGGAATTCCCCAACGGCGTGATGGGCATGGCGCTCAACCTGGAGGCGGACAACGTCGGCGTGGTGGTGTTTGGCCGTGACACCGAGATCAAAGAGGGCGATCCGGTCAAGCGCACCGGCCGCGTCATGGATGTGCCGGTGGGCATGGAGTTGCTCGGTCGCGTGGTGGATCCGCTCGGCCATCCCCTCGATGGCAAAGGGCCGGTGAATACCAGCCAGCGCGGTCTTTTGGAACGCAAGGCCCTGGGCGTGGTGCAACGCCAGCCCGTGAAAGAGCCGTTGCAAACCGGCTTGAAGGCGATCGACGCCATGATCCCCATCGGCCGCGGCCAGCGCGAGTTGATCATCGGCGACCGCGGCACCGGCAAAACTGCCGTGGCGGTGGACACCATCATCAACCAAAAAGGGGGCGACGTCAAGTGCATCTACGTGGCCATCGGCCAGAAAGGCTCGTCGGTGGCACGCGTGGTGAAAACGCTGCAGGACGCCGGCGCGATGGACTACACCATCGTGGTGGCGGCCAACGCCAGCGATCCGGCGCCGTTGCAATTCATCGCACCCTATGCCGGTGCGGCGATGGGCGAATACTTCCGCGACAACGGCATGCACTGCCTGGTGGTGTATGACGATCTTTCCAAGCACGCCTGGGCATATCGTCAGGTTTCGCTGCTGCTGCGCCGGCCCCCCGGCCGCGAAGCCTATCCCGGCGATGTGTTCTATCTGCATTCGCGGCTGCTCGAGCGCGCCTCCAAGCTCACCGATGACATGACCGCCCTGCGCCATCATGGCGTCACCAAGGGCGGCGGATCGCTGACCGCCCTGCCCATCATCGAGACGCAGGCCGGCGACGTTTCCGGCTACATTCCCACCAACGTGATTTCGATCACCGACGGCCAGATTTTTCTGGAAAGCGATTTGTTCTATGCCGGTGTGCGGCCTGCCATCAACGTGGGCATCTCGGTGAGCCGCGTCGGCGGCAACGCCCAGATCAAGGCCATGAAGCAGGTTGCCGGCCGCCTGCGTCTCGATCTCGCGCAATATCGTGAGCTGGCGGCATTCGCCAAATTCGGTTCCGACCTCGACAAGGTGACGCAACAACAACTGGCACGCGGCGCCCGCATGGTAGAGCTGCTCAAGCAGGGGCAATACCAGCCGATGCCGGTCGAAAAGCAAATTGCCATTATTTTCGTCGGCACCAACGGCCTGCTGGACAACCTGCCGGTGGAGCAGATTCAGCGCTTCGAGACAGAATACCTGAGCTATCTGGAATCAACGCATCCCGTGATTCTCGAGACACTGCGCACCAAGAAGGCGATCGACGACGAATTGCGCAACCAGATGCTCGCGGCAGCCAACGAGTTCTTGAAACTTTTCGGCGGCAAGGCATAA
- the atpG gene encoding ATP synthase F1 subunit gamma: MATLRDIKRRINSVKNTQQITKAMKLVAAARLRRAQERMLKARPYAHSLDDMLGHVSAKVDPAWHPLLAVRAPRHIALVVITGDRGLAGSFNANVIRRATSEFQAAQRPGVEVALICAGRKGYEHFNRRGYPILAHFTGFFNNLDFVHAQGLGRLIQEQYLAESLDRIYLVYNEFKSVIQQKLVVQQLLPIVPRPPREEKYPADFLFEPSPVKILDTLCPKYINIIVWQALLESYAAELGARMAAMDAATENAKEIIAQLTLHYNKARQAAITKELLEIVGGAEALTK; encoded by the coding sequence ATGGCGACTCTTCGTGACATCAAACGCCGGATCAACAGCGTCAAAAACACCCAGCAAATCACCAAGGCGATGAAGCTGGTGGCGGCGGCCAGACTGCGACGGGCGCAGGAGCGCATGTTGAAGGCGCGGCCCTATGCCCACAGTCTCGATGACATGCTGGGCCATGTCAGTGCCAAGGTTGATCCGGCCTGGCATCCGCTGCTGGCGGTGCGCGCGCCCAGGCACATCGCCCTGGTGGTGATCACCGGGGACCGTGGCCTGGCCGGCAGCTTCAACGCCAATGTCATCCGGCGCGCCACCAGCGAGTTTCAGGCGGCGCAGCGGCCGGGCGTCGAGGTGGCGCTCATCTGCGCCGGCAGGAAAGGCTACGAACATTTCAACCGGCGCGGCTATCCCATCCTGGCGCACTTCACCGGCTTTTTCAACAATCTCGATTTCGTTCATGCGCAGGGTCTCGGCCGTTTGATTCAGGAGCAATATCTGGCGGAGAGCCTGGATCGCATCTATCTCGTCTACAACGAATTCAAATCGGTGATTCAGCAAAAGCTGGTGGTGCAGCAGCTTTTGCCGATCGTGCCGCGGCCGCCGCGCGAGGAGAAATATCCGGCCGATTTCCTGTTTGAGCCCTCGCCGGTGAAGATTTTGGATACGCTCTGTCCGAAATACATCAACATTATCGTGTGGCAGGCCCTGCTGGAGTCATACGCGGCGGAACTGGGCGCGCGCATGGCCGCCATGGATGCCGCCACCGAAAATGCCAAGGAAATCATCGCGCAATTGACCCTGCATTACAATAAGGCACGCCAGGCCGCGATCACCAAGGAACTTTTGGAAATCGTGGGCGGGGCGGAGGCCCTGACCAAGTAG
- the atpD gene encoding F0F1 ATP synthase subunit beta codes for MSEGKVVQVIGAVVDVAFEDAELPAILTALEVVQNHTGGSRLVLEVQQHLGENTVRCVAMDSTDGMVRGMKVRNTGQPITMPVGKGTLGRLMNVIGEPIDEKGPIQAERYLPIHRPAPPLEELDPRSEILETGIKVIDLLEPYAKGGKTGLFGGAGVGKTVLIQELIRNIATEHGGYSVFSGVGERTREGNDLLLEMTHSGVISKTSMVFGQMNEPPGARARVGLSALTIAEYFRDYEGKDVLLFIDNIFRFTQAGSEVSALLGRMPSAVGYQPTLSTEMGALQERITSTRKGSVTSVQAIYVPADDLTDPAPATTFSHLDATTVLSRRIVELGIYPAVDPLDSTSRILTPQVVGEEHYRVARQVQQILQKYKELQDIIAILGMEELSDDDKIVVNRARRIEKFLSQPFHVAEEFTGTPGRYVRLEDTVRGFKGIVEGEYDDLPEQAFYMVGTIEEAVQNAKKMKG; via the coding sequence ATGAGTGAAGGCAAAGTGGTGCAAGTCATCGGTGCTGTCGTGGATGTGGCTTTCGAAGACGCCGAGCTGCCAGCCATTCTGACCGCTTTGGAAGTTGTCCAGAACCATACCGGTGGCAGCCGTCTGGTGTTGGAAGTGCAGCAACACCTCGGTGAAAACACCGTGCGCTGCGTCGCCATGGATTCCACCGACGGCATGGTGCGCGGCATGAAAGTCAGGAACACCGGCCAGCCGATCACCATGCCGGTGGGCAAGGGCACGCTCGGCCGGCTGATGAACGTCATCGGCGAGCCCATCGATGAAAAAGGGCCGATTCAGGCGGAGCGCTACTTGCCCATTCACCGCCCGGCGCCACCTTTGGAAGAATTGGATCCGCGTTCGGAAATCCTCGAGACCGGCATCAAGGTCATCGATTTGCTCGAACCCTATGCCAAAGGCGGCAAAACCGGATTGTTCGGTGGTGCGGGCGTGGGCAAAACCGTGCTGATTCAGGAGCTGATCCGCAATATCGCCACCGAGCACGGCGGCTACTCGGTGTTCAGCGGCGTGGGCGAACGCACGCGCGAGGGCAACGACCTGCTGCTGGAAATGACGCACTCCGGCGTGATTTCGAAGACCAGCATGGTGTTCGGCCAGATGAACGAGCCGCCGGGCGCCCGCGCGCGCGTCGGTCTGTCGGCATTGACCATTGCTGAGTATTTCCGCGATTACGAAGGCAAGGACGTGCTGCTGTTCATCGACAACATTTTCCGCTTCACCCAGGCCGGTTCGGAAGTGTCGGCGCTGCTCGGCCGCATGCCCTCGGCCGTGGGGTATCAACCGACGCTCTCCACCGAGATGGGTGCCTTGCAGGAGCGCATCACCTCCACCCGCAAAGGTTCGGTCACCTCGGTGCAGGCCATCTACGTGCCCGCCGACGATCTGACCGATCCGGCACCGGCCACCACTTTCTCGCATCTCGATGCCACCACCGTGTTGTCGCGCCGCATCGTGGAATTGGGCATTTACCCGGCGGTGGATCCGCTCGATTCCACCTCGCGCATACTCACGCCGCAGGTGGTGGGCGAAGAGCACTACCGCGTGGCGCGCCAGGTGCAGCAAATCCTGCAAAAGTACAAGGAGCTGCAGGACATCATCGCGATTCTCGGCATGGAAGAGCTTTCCGATGACGACAAGATCGTGGTCAACCGCGCCCGTCGCATCGAAAAATTTTTGAGCCAGCCCTTCCACGTCGCCGAGGAGTTTACCGGCACTCCCGGCCGCTACGTGCGCCTGGAGGACACGGTGCGCGGCTTCAAGGGTATTGTTGAAGGCGAGTATGACGATCTGCCGGAGCAGGCCTTTTACATGGTCGGCACGATCGAAGAAGCAGTACAGAATGCCAAGAAGATGAAAGGCTGA
- a CDS encoding F0F1 ATP synthase subunit epsilon, with protein sequence MATPKSFPLEIVTPTSRVFAAQVNALVAPGEAGYFGVLPHHTNLLATLKIGYLKVRIADQTKYFAISGGIAEVTSGGVKILAEAAEPAAAIDVERARRAKERAQRRLHEGRKQWDVARAQAALARATNRLKVVELMRV encoded by the coding sequence ATGGCCACCCCAAAGAGTTTTCCTCTCGAAATCGTTACACCCACGAGCAGGGTCTTTGCAGCGCAGGTCAACGCCCTGGTTGCGCCGGGAGAGGCCGGTTATTTTGGCGTGCTGCCGCATCATACCAACCTGCTGGCCACCCTCAAGATCGGTTATCTGAAAGTGAGGATTGCGGACCAGACGAAATACTTTGCGATCAGCGGCGGCATCGCAGAGGTCACTTCCGGCGGCGTGAAAATCCTGGCGGAGGCGGCCGAGCCGGCCGCCGCGATTGATGTCGAGCGCGCCCGGCGGGCGAAAGAGCGTGCGCAACGCCGCCTGCACGAAGGCCGCAAGCAATGGGATGTGGCCCGCGCCCAGGCCGCGCTGGCACGCGCGACCAACCGCCTGAAGGTGGTCGAATTGATGCGCGTCTGA